TACCGAGGGTGATATAGAGGCGCTCATTGACGGGGTCAGAAAGATCCGGGAGGTGAGAGGTGCCTGAGTTGGGAATGGTCATCGTTTTTCCGACAACGCATCTGACCCTCTCGGCGGAAAAATCCCTGGAAAAAGCCGGTATCGAGCACCGGACCATCATGAAGCCCAGAAGGATCTCCAGCGACTGTGGTCTTGCCATCCGCATCGATTCCGATTCCTTTGACACCTGCAGGGAAACGCTCACTTCAGATGGGCTTTTACCGGTTCGGTTTTTGAAGGAGGTTGAGGGGGAGTGGGAATGTGTCCTGGAATTGGATTAAACAACGGTTTCTGTAAAGGCGACAAAAGCTTTAACGCAGAGTTGCGCAGAGGTTATCACAAGGAACCATCGCAGAGTTACGCAGAGAAAATCTTATCTTGGGATAAGCAACGGTTGCTATAAATGCGATCTTTTTTTACCACTGAGTTATTGAGGACACAGAGAAAGTCTGAATCTCGGGAAAGCGCGGTTCCTGTAAAAGCGGCAAGGGCTGCCTCGCGCCCTTCGATCACGCCTCCGGCGTGACTCAGGACAGGCAGGGACCAACCTTCGCTAAAGCTACGGCTGACAAGCAGGGTTTCACAGAGGAAGTCCAGGCGAGGGAAGGTGTTCCCGATCTACCCTGTGTTACCCTGCCTGCCCTGAGCTTAGTCGAAGGGCCGAAGGGTGTCCTCAGTGTCTAGTGAATCACATTCTGAAGTGAGTGACAAACGGGTGGTGAAAAAAGGTTGAGTTCTTTAAATTTTGATCTGAAAATCAGGCACTGATTTTCAGATAGGGAGACAAAAGTTGAAAATCTACAGCGATATTGATGCCGCCTATGATCCGTTGGATGGCTGTGTTCTGGCAGTGGGTAACTTTGACGGCGTCCACAGGGGGCACCAACTGATCTTCAATACCGCTGTCAGGCGAGCGCGGGATGAGGGGCTAAAGGCGGTACTCCTTACCTTTTCCAGGCATCCCGCTTCGGTCATCAGGCCGGATGAAACTCCCGAGTCGCTCATGACGGTCCGCGACAGGCTGCTTATCGCTGAGAGC
The window above is part of the bacterium genome. Proteins encoded here:
- a CDS encoding DUF3343 domain-containing protein, whose product is MPELGMVIVFPTTHLTLSAEKSLEKAGIEHRTIMKPRRISSDCGLAIRIDSDSFDTCRETLTSDGLLPVRFLKEVEGEWECVLELD